The sequence below is a genomic window from Sardina pilchardus chromosome 9, fSarPil1.1, whole genome shotgun sequence.
TTCTGACATTGGCACATTCAAAACCAATTATTTGGGACAGCCAAGAATTTTCAAATATTTATGAGGCTATTCACAGCTCATGCATTAATGATGAAAATGTGTGGAATCATAATGCCTTTGAAGGCTAAAAAACTGGGTCAAAGCTGTTAGCTGTGCCAGTTGGTAAGCGAAGCAGACATCTCTAGCAACAACGGTCTAAAGGTCGCTAAGATCACTGTATGCTATAAGCTCCATGTCCAGAGAAAAAACTGTGTTAAGCTGAAGAGATACGAGAAACCCCCCCAGTCAATACCTTCACTCCAGTGACCTTTCTTTGCTCTGAGATTGGAAAAGGTCAATAACCATGGCCAGCCAAACAGATAAACCCAGTCACCTGCTTCTATGAGTATAtgtagaacttttttttttaccgtacTACTATCAGTGTAGAGGTCTGACTCAGGTGATGTTATTGTTTTTCTCTCGGTGAGACATCAACAGCTGCAAGTCAAGATAAACAAAATCAAACCTAGCGACAAAGACGACAACGGTCTACATTGCTCAAAAAACAACACGTCACCTAGCCGTCACCaccttgtctgtctgtcgcATCTCAACATATTTCATTTCCTCCCATCTGCTTGGAGCTGATTTGTCGACCCTCGCCACTCTACAACAGCATGTCTGCACAGCTTTGCCACGTGACTGGCCCAGATCCTGATGATGACTGCCGGTGGTGTGGCCGACAGTACAGCTGGCCCCCAGGAACTGGTTCAGGCCAGTTATGAGCTTTCTCACTGACTCATCCAACCACCCCGACGAGGGCAAACTGACTCTAAGGAGGACGCAGAGGCGGCAGGGATCTGCATTCACAAATTGAGGCCAAACTCGGAATGCTCTCGTGGCAGAGCCCATCTCTGCTTCGGCTTTAATGGAGTCTCCTCTCGTGActggagagtggagagtggcTCCCCACTGCCAAGGACTACAGGGACGTGAAGGCAATGCCGatcatgtgtgtcagtgtgtgtgtgtgtgtgtgtgtgtgtgtgtgtgtgtgtgtctgtgggtgtcttTCATCCTCTATACCctcagaggaaaaaaacacatacataaaacacacacaaatatagacaGATATGTAGACAAGCACGCTATAAACATAAATAAGCATACACAGTACATttacgctcatacacacaaaataactCCCTAtaaactcatacatacacacacagaaacacacagattgACAGAAATGTATGACACAAAatggaaactctctctctctctgtatgcatgtatgtgtatatacagtatacagttttGGTCATAAGTTCACATACACaggctaaagttgactataaagaggtatataaaaaaaaacctgattacctgtttgatgctcattgagctcaatgcgaTGCTCAATCAAACCAGCTGATAGAGTAACTGAATAAAACATGACGccagtctctaggtatggtgaagggtatgtgatgatgtgaggtTATCtaaattccaaaggccaagggaactttatcaggacacaaacctggatccatgaaataactggcttGTAAGCCTGCcactatgggaatttaacataatAATACTTAAGGCCCCTGTTTAGAacgtttatttgtttatgatacattattccttcttaaagaaaattggtgtaagTAAAGGttggattgttttttttaaaacaattgaGGCATTCAGATCaattttcaaaatattttttttatacctctttaagtcaactttagcatgtgtacagtatgtacttggATTATCAcagctgtaggcctatattgtttGTTCTGTGTTGTTTTCCAAAAGAGCTGCTGTTTAAACAAATAGCTATAGGCCAGTCTACAGCAAGGGTCATCTATGGGTCAGTTGGTAGGCTATCCATGGGTCAGGTTTTGCTGTAAACTACAGTCTGCATACCAATCTCTTCCCTTTCATTCAGTATACATAGTAACATGTGTGTAACATTCAGTGATGTGTGGACACAAGTAATTTCAGTTGAAGAGGTATCTCACAACAGCCTACATTGTCCACAAATAGCTTGTTGTGTACAACTGTTCATCAGTGATCTAGGCCTACATATGTCAGGTGAATGTTAACACATCTATAGCATGTTGCAATAGTCATTAATATTCTTCCTAGTTTTCACAGTTAACAAAATATCAACAAAGCTTGTAAACAACTATTTACAGTCCTTAACCACCAACACTGTTTTAACACTGCCACCTACTGTTCAATAGAAGCACTAGCCTAAATATGTAGTCCAATGGCATATTGATACGTAACCAAGTGTGAATTTTGGCAGTTGTTCAGGTTATTTGATTTTGATGTAGAAAAACAAGAGagtggtgtgatgtgtgaggAAAAAAGAATTAGGCAGAAATGGCACAAGTGAGTATTTGTGGTCATGTATCTGCTGAATTACTAACTATCAATCTCTCCTGATACAGTCAGAATGGCTCTCTATCAGCATAATCTGAGAAGACACTGGTCAGAGATCACATTAGTATGTTTCCATGCATTAGCGATTCCCCTTGAACAAAGATTCATAACAATCAAGACCAAAACAGACAAGGTGAATGTGCAATAGGCAGCATAACATTCAAAGAAAAAATAAGCCTGATTGTCTGATAGTGGGAGTGAATAGGTGACAATGAACACATCCAAATACATGATTAGGATTCTTGGAATTCTTCCAAGACCAATGCCTTTCATTGTCACATTCTTTAATCTCTACAGGCAAAAAAATCACATCTTTAACAAGCATTGCATGCATGTTGTTGGCTTGCCTAAAAGTGAATTATATCAAAGCAGTGCAcataaaaaacatatttttcagCTACCAATCacaattgtttgtgtgttacaTTAAAAATTGCATTCAAAATTGCACActtcatttgtcattttttccttctctttctgttttcgttTTAGCTTGATCATATGAAAAGTTAAGGCAAACAATGTAAACGACATGTCTTAAAACATCTAATTCCTTCTTGTGATATGAGTGAGCAGTAATGCCTGATGGAGCTATATCTGCTCTTGCACACTGGGCTGCTCCCCCTGCATGGCATGCACATACTCTTTGATGTCCCTGACATTCAGAACGTGCCAGCTGTGAGCGGATCACATGGGGCAGCTCCATAGTGGGCTTTGCTCTTGTTTGGTGAGGACGGGATATTCTTGGACACACATGGCACAGTCATGCAATTCGCGTCTACACCAGTTCAGTCCATTGCAGTCTCTGGGTGAGCTGAGCACCATATTGACATACCAAGGCCTGATGACCACCAGACGACCTGAGGGCAATGCCAATGGTGAAAGGTCAAATGTGTTGCATAACATCAGGACCACAACAGTCTCTCTTGCACCTCCACACTGTTTCTGTCTTGTGTCTGAGAATTAAATATTCCTGTATTTGCAGGAATTTCAACAGGTATAGAGTTTGCAGAGTATCATTTTAACAACTTAAGCATGACGTTTTTGAGAACATTTCTACCTTTTCATTCTGTTTTTGATTTCACTCATCATGAAACAGGATCATAATTAATTGAGTTAGAGTAAGAATGCTATAATTTAATGTAAAACTGAACTTTTCAGAAAAACTTATATACAAATAAGGCCCCACCACATAGTATTCTGCCTACAGTATGGGctactgaaataaaaaaaaaaaattcttaaGTTGATTACATAAGCAGCAACCAAAATAGAAACTGACCTTACACCGGACTGCTGTCTAGGAATATAAGACTGTCGTACAAATGTTTCTGATATACTGATGAGTAAAGTCATCATACCAAGCACAATTTATATGGCTAAAATGCAGTTGTACTTCCACTTGTCCTTGTTTGACACTTGCTTAGCAATGTTTGACAATTTGTTATTGCAGATACAAGATAGACGAGAGAAACATTTATGGACAATGCAATATATCCCTTAAAAGGTTGCTACACATTTTCCTCCTTGAAAGCTTTTGATCTCATTGTGCCACTATAATGTTTCAATGTTCAAAAACCAGCAACACAGTCTATTTCTAAGTGCTTATTCAACAATTTACTGTATATCTTAATGGCACCCTCCAGTGGTTAACTAAATAAAGTGCAGCATGCTGTCTTCACACTCTCTTGGAACAGATACTTTGTAGTTCTGGCAGGTGAGCCTGTAGTTATTGCCATCATTGTTGTCCCAGTACTCTGCTCTCATGACCCGGAAGCGAATGGCAAACTCCAAGGTCGCGCCGGGTTGCAAAATGAACGGTGGGACGGGCAAACGGAAGCGGAAGATGTCCGCCTCCGGCTGACCGGGTCTGTCGCTGGACGCGGCGGTCACCCAGCTGGCCTTGGTGTCGGCTGTGCTCTTCCAGTCCGTGAAAGAGTAGCGGACTGTGACCTCCTTCTCGAAGGCAAGGTTCAGGACCTGAGCGGTCCCAATGATCCCAACCTCGGAGCAGAAAACCCTCTCCAAACACACCTTCTGTCCACGCAAGCGGTCCAGAAATCCTGGTTGAGCCCCCATATCCTCCGGGAAGCTGGGCTTAAAGTAAGGCAGGGAGAGCTCGAGGCCCTTGCCGGAGAAGAGCTCCGAGTTCATCAGGAGTCTAGTGAGCACATGGTGAGGTATCATCGGGTCCTCTCCGGCCTTGAACACCTTGACCTTTTCCAGCTCCAGGCCCAGAGAGTCGGCGAAGCGCACCTGCGTGTGGGCCTGGCTGGGGCGACGTCTGGGTGTGGAGGGCAGGGACTGGGCGCGTCGCCGCATGATTGGCTTTGGCGGTGCCTCGCAGGACACActgcgtctgtgtgttgttAGGTCCTTAGGCGACGGGGTCCTTGGGCTGGGGGGTCGGATCCTCACTGGCCTTCGTTCCGGCTCCGGCTTGGGGCTGTAGATATCGCTCAAGCGGACAACCATGGCTGGCTGGGACACCTGACTCATGCCCGTGGCGAACTGAGGGCCCAGGTCACTCCTTGGGCCAGGAGGTTGTGGACTGAATTGGGACATGATTCTGTGCTAGAGTACATCTGCAGCATGAACGCAAGAGCAAAATTAATACCCTCCCCATGGAGTCACAGAAAtgaacaataacaaacacagTTAGGTCTACTATTCTCAAGAAGTCACTCTGTGGAATGCATCTATTACAGCTGTGGTACATGGCTTTGATTCAATGTCTGCTTTATATTCCTTTACATTCTACTaaatgaaaatctatgtggttATGATCTTCTAAACCTAATATGCTTATGCACCCCAAATGCATTTTATTGCATTGGCAGATATTTCATGTAGCAAAACGATTTATGTGTATAAAGGGATTATTTCCAAAGAAAATAAGTACAATATATTACCCCGAGTATAGAATAGGTCTATCTTTATAATCGATCTATTTACAATAGGATATAGACTATTTATTAAAGGACTTACTTGCGGTCAGCACCTCTTTAAACATCCGACTCCTCGCTTTCCATCAACTAAAGGCATACTACTTGACAACAAGCCATGTCTTCTGATATATCAAATCCATATTAGGCTTAGAAGTAGCGTAATAGAGTCACGAAAACGGCAATACTTCTTTCCTTCCGAAGCAAACTTGGGTGCAAGGCGAGC
It includes:
- the ppp1r3db gene encoding protein phosphatase 1, regulatory subunit 3Db produces the protein MSQFSPQPPGPRSDLGPQFATGMSQVSQPAMVVRLSDIYSPKPEPERRPVRIRPPSPRTPSPKDLTTHRRSVSCEAPPKPIMRRRAQSLPSTPRRRPSQAHTQVRFADSLGLELEKVKVFKAGEDPMIPHHVLTRLLMNSELFSGKGLELSLPYFKPSFPEDMGAQPGFLDRLRGQKVCLERVFCSEVGIIGTAQVLNLAFEKEVTVRYSFTDWKSTADTKASWVTAASSDRPGQPEADIFRFRLPVPPFILQPGATLEFAIRFRVMRAEYWDNNDGNNYRLTCQNYKVSVPRECEDSMLHFI